The window GGGCCGGCCTTAGGGGCGGCCGTGGGCCTGGGCATGGACTGGTTGTTGCTGAGGCGGCTGCGTGGCGGGGGCCGCGAGCTGGACCAGGTGCTCCTCACCTTCGGCCTGGCCCTGGTAATGGCCGATGCCACCCGCGCTGGCTGGGGCGGCGACATTCGCAGCGTTGGGGCGCCGCCTCCCTTCCACCGCCCCATCGAGATAGGCGGCTTCGTCTATCCCTCCTACCCCCTGGTCATCATCGGAGTGGGGGTGGCCGTGTTCGTCCTGCTGAGGCTGCTGCTGCGACGCACGCGGCTGGGCGTGGCGATCCGCGCGGCTGTGGGCGACGGGGAGATGGCCCAACTAGCGGGCGTGCCGACAGGTGCCGTACTGTCCCTGACCTTCGCCCTGGGGGTGGCCCTGGCTGCCCTGGCCGGGGTGGTGGGCCTGCCCCGTCTGGCCCTGGCGCCGGGACGGGACTTCGAGCTGTTGCTGCTGGCCCTGGTAGTGGTGGTCATGGGCGGGGCAGGACAGATAGAGGGCGTCTTGGCCGCCTCCCTGCTGGTGGGTCTCACCGACGCCCTGGGCAAGCTCTACTTCCCCCAGTTCACGGCGGCCATGGTCTCGGGGCTGCTAGCGGTGGTGCTGGTCTGGCGGCCCGAGGGACTGCTGGGCAAGAGGACACCGTGAAGAGAAGGACCCCCCTGCGCCTGCTGGCGTTAGCGGCCGTGGCCGTCCTGGCCGCCGTTCCGCCACTGGCGGGCGGCTTCACCCTTCACCTCGGGGTGGAGGCGGCCACCCTGGCCACGGCAGCCCTGGCCCTGGGACTGCTGGTCGGCAGGGGAGGGATGGTCTCCCTGGGCCATGCCGCCTTCTGGGGGCTGGGGGCATACGCCGCCGCCCTCCTGGCGAGACATGTGGCGCCGTGGCCCTGGCTGGCGTTGCCGGTGGCAGCCCTGGTGGCGGTGGGCTTCGCCCTGGCCACAGGCGTCCTGGTCCTGCGGGGCCGCGGCATCTTTTTCCTCATGCTCACCCTCGCCTTCGCCCAGCTGGCCCATGTCCTGGCCCTCCAGTGGCGCGACCTGACGGGAGGCGACGACGGCATCGCAGGCGTCCCGGCGCTGACGGGCCTGGAAGACCACCGCGCCCTGTACGGGCTGGCCATAGGAACGCTGGTGGGCAGCTATCTGCTGCTTTCGGCGGCGTGGGCATCGCCCCTGGGGCAGGTGCTGGACGCCGCCCGCCAGAACGAGGCCCGTGCCCGCGCCCTGGGCTACCCCGTGTTCCTCTACCGTCTGGCAGCATATGCCCTCGCAGCGGCCGTGACCGGCGTGGCCGGGGCCATCGCTGCCCACGAGCGCGGCTTCGTCCACCCGCGGGACCTCTCCTGGTCCGTGTCGGGGGTGATGCTCATCGTAGTGCTGCTGGGCGGGCCCCAGGCCCCTTGGGGGCCGGCCGTGGGGGCGAGCGCCTATGTGGCCGTCGAGGCTTGGGCCAGCGCCCGCAGCGATTACTGGAACCTGTTCTTGGGGCTGCTGCTGGTGGCGACGGTCCTGTGGGGGCGAGGGGGCCTGGCCGGACTGGCAGCGTGGGCGTCGTCGGGGGTGAGACGTCTGGCCCGCGGGGGTGCCGATGGCGGAGCTGCGGGTGGAGCGCCTGTCTAGGGCCTTCGGCGGGGCGCTGGCCCTGAAGGACGTCTCCCTCGCCGTGGCCATGGGAGAGCGCAGGGCCCTCATCGGCCCCAACGGTGCCGGCAAGACCACCCTCTTTCGCCTCATCGGCGGCGAGCTGCGCCCCAGCGGGGGCGCCATCTACCTGGACGGGCGGCGCATCGACGGCCTTCCCCCGGAGCGCATCGCCCTTCTGGGGGTGGTGCGCTCGTTCCAGGTGCCCAGCGTCTTCCCCGACAAGAGCTGCCTCGAGCACGCGATGCTGGCCCTGCTGGCTGGCCGCAGGGGCCGTCGCTGGTGGCCCTTCGTCCCCCTGGAGGGGACGCCTGGCCTTAGGGACGAGGCGCTGCGGGTGCTGGAGCGGGTGGGTCTGGAAGGGCAGGCCGGACAGCCGGCCGCTGCTCTCTCCCACGGCGACCGGCGCCTCCTGGAGCTGGCCATGGTCCTGGCCCAAAGGCCGCGGCTGTTGCTGCTGGACGAGCCGCTGGCTGGCCTGTCGCCTCCGGAGAGGGAACGCATCGGCCGGCTGCTGCTGGGCCTGCCGCGCCAGCTGACGGTGCTGCTCATCGAACACGACCTGGCCTTCGCCTATGCCTTCAGCGAGCGGGTGACAGTGCTGCACGGGGGCGAGGTGCTGCTGGAGGGGAGGCCCGAGGAGGTGCGCAGCCACCCGCGGCTCCTGGCCGCCTATGCCGGGCCGAAGCTGACAGGGGCTGAGGCTATCGTCCCCCGCGAGGGAGAGGCGGGCCCGCCGGCCCTGCAGGTATCGGGCCTCGCCTGTGGCTATGGCCAGGCCCAGGTGCTGCACGGTGTGGACCTGGAGGTAGGTCGGGGCGAAGTGGTGGCCCTGTTGGGCCGCAACGGCATGGGCAAGACCACCCTTCTGCACGCCGTCGCCGGCCTCCTGCGCCCGCGTTCGGGGCGGGTGGTGCTGGAGGGAAGAGACGTGACGGGCCTTTCCCCCCTGCAGCTGGCGCGGGCGGGACTCAGCCTCGTGCCCCAGGGACGGCGGCCCGTCCCGGGCCTGTCGGTCCAGGAGGAGCTGTCGCTGGCGCAACGTCCCGGGCCTTGGACAGTCGAGGGGGTATACAGCCTTTTCCCCCGCCTGTGGGAGCGGCGGCAGGCCCAGTCCACCGCTCTGTCCGGGGGCGAACAGCAGATGCTGGCCGTCGCCCGGGCGCTGGTGCGCAACCCCAGGGTGCTGCTGATGGACGAGCCCTTCGAGGGCCTGGGCATGCCCTGGCTGGAACGCGTGCAGGAGGTCGTCCGGGCCCTGCGCAGCCAGGGCGTGGCAGTGGTGCTGGCCGAGCAGAGGCTGGACCTGGCCCTGCCCTTAGCAGACCGCGTCTATGTGCTGGAGCAGGGGAGGACTGTCTACCAAGGCCCCTCGGGCGACGCCCGCACCAGCGAGCGGCTGCTGCAGTGGCTCCTGCCCCTGTGAGCCAGGGGCTGTGGGGGCCTTACCCGGAGGCGGCGCCCCTCAGCCCGCGCACGAAGCGGCGCACCTCCTCGACCAGCTCGGGGAGGTCGCGATAGGGACGGGCGGTGACCTTGGGATCGGGATGATGCAGCACCCAGTCGGAGATGCGGAAGCCGAAGTGGGCGTCGTAGAGCAGGAGCACGGGCTTGCCGCGCATCTGGACGGTGGTCAGCTCGCAGCCGACGCCGGTGGAGGAGATGGTGGCCTCAGCCACCAGGGCATCGGCCTCCTGCAGCCACTGATAGACTTCCCGCAGGGCACGGGCCCTGTCCACCGATGGCTGCGGGAAGGTGGGGTCGGCTACACGCTGGTTCAGGACCTCCACCCCCTCATCCTGCAGGGCCTGGGCGATGGCCCGCACCGCCTCCACATACTCGCGTCGGCCGCTGGTGATGGCCGCCGAGAGGAATACCTTCATGCCTCACCTCCTGCTGGCTGCTGCTGTTGCGCCTCGGGCCCGCCCTTGACCGCCCCCATGCTCTATAAATAGCATGGATTTGGCAGGTGGGCGATTAGCTCAGCGGCAGAGCGTCTCGCTTACACCGAGAAGGTCGGAGGTTCGAATCCTCCATCGCCCACCAGAAGGGGCGATGAGGCCCGCCCGGCGCCCGGAAGGCGCCGAACCGCGGCGACGCTGATGGCCTCTACCGAACGACGCGGTGGGGGCCTTTTCTTTACGAGGCCGATGACGGTGGTAGCGGTAGCGACGGGAGGGGCCCTGGGGGCCCTGGCCCGTTACTTCCTGGCCCGTGCGGTCTATTCCCTGTTGGGCACCGCCTTCCCCTACGGCACCCTGGTGGTGAACCTGTTGGGGTGCTTCCTGCTGGGGGTTATCATAGCCCTGGTGGAGGAACGGGGGCTGCTGGGGCCCGAGGCCCGCTCCCTGCTGGCAGTGGGGTTCCTGGGTGCCATGACCACCTTCTCGACCTTCGTCTACGAGTCCCACGGGCTGCTGAGGGACGGCGCCTATCTCCTATGCCTGGGATACCTGGCAGCCAGCCTGATAGGCGGCCTGGCCTCCTTCGTGCTGGGCAGGGCGTTGGGCAGCATCGGGAGCTGAAGGCGTGGAAGAGGAGACGCAGGCGCTGCTACTGCGCATCTTCATCGGCGAGAGCGACCGCTGGCACGGCCGCCCTCTATATCGGGCGCTGGTGGAAAAGGCCCGGGAGCAGGGGCTGGCAGGGGCCACCGTGATCCGCGGCATCGAGGGTTTCGGGGCCAACAGCGTCATTCACACCTCCCGACTGCTGGAGCTGTCCAGCGACCTGCCCATCGTCATCGAGGTTGCCGACCGACCCGAGAAAATAGAGGCCTTCCTGGCCACGGTGAGAGAGATGGTCCAGGAGGGTTTGGCGACCCTGGAAAGGGTGCGGGTCGTGTTCTACCGGCCCGACCAGCCGCACAAGGAGGGAGGCCCGTGAGGGAAACAGACCGGCCGCGGCGCCACTTCATTTACGAGGCCAGCGCCGAGCTGCTGACGCCTACCCTGCGGCGCGCCCGCGCCGGCCGCAGCGACGGCATCCAGCACTTCATCTTCTCCGACGAGGCGCCAGAGGCGGGCGGCGAGGGCTCGGCTCCCACGCCGCTGGCCTATC is drawn from Dehalococcoidia bacterium and contains these coding sequences:
- a CDS encoding ATP-binding cassette domain-containing protein; the encoded protein is MAELRVERLSRAFGGALALKDVSLAVAMGERRALIGPNGAGKTTLFRLIGGELRPSGGAIYLDGRRIDGLPPERIALLGVVRSFQVPSVFPDKSCLEHAMLALLAGRRGRRWWPFVPLEGTPGLRDEALRVLERVGLEGQAGQPAAALSHGDRRLLELAMVLAQRPRLLLLDEPLAGLSPPERERIGRLLLGLPRQLTVLLIEHDLAFAYAFSERVTVLHGGEVLLEGRPEEVRSHPRLLAAYAGPKLTGAEAIVPREGEAGPPALQVSGLACGYGQAQVLHGVDLEVGRGEVVALLGRNGMGKTTLLHAVAGLLRPRSGRVVLEGRDVTGLSPLQLARAGLSLVPQGRRPVPGLSVQEELSLAQRPGPWTVEGVYSLFPRLWERRQAQSTALSGGEQQMLAVARALVRNPRVLLMDEPFEGLGMPWLERVQEVVRALRSQGVAVVLAEQRLDLALPLADRVYVLEQGRTVYQGPSGDARTSERLLQWLLPL
- a CDS encoding branched-chain amino acid ABC transporter permease → MKRRTPLRLLALAAVAVLAAVPPLAGGFTLHLGVEAATLATAALALGLLVGRGGMVSLGHAAFWGLGAYAAALLARHVAPWPWLALPVAALVAVGFALATGVLVLRGRGIFFLMLTLAFAQLAHVLALQWRDLTGGDDGIAGVPALTGLEDHRALYGLAIGTLVGSYLLLSAAWASPLGQVLDAARQNEARARALGYPVFLYRLAAYALAAAVTGVAGAIAAHERGFVHPRDLSWSVSGVMLIVVLLGGPQAPWGPAVGASAYVAVEAWASARSDYWNLFLGLLLVATVLWGRGGLAGLAAWASSGVRRLARGGADGGAAGGAPV
- a CDS encoding DUF190 domain-containing protein; the protein is MEEETQALLLRIFIGESDRWHGRPLYRALVEKAREQGLAGATVIRGIEGFGANSVIHTSRLLELSSDLPIVIEVADRPEKIEAFLATVREMVQEGLATLERVRVVFYRPDQPHKEGGP
- a CDS encoding branched-chain amino acid ABC transporter permease — translated: MEHLSALLNGLSYGMLLFLLGSGLSLVLGAGRFVNLAHGALYTLGGYVGFTVCNEWGNFWLGLLVGPALGAAVGLGMDWLLLRRLRGGGRELDQVLLTFGLALVMADATRAGWGGDIRSVGAPPPFHRPIEIGGFVYPSYPLVIIGVGVAVFVLLRLLLRRTRLGVAIRAAVGDGEMAQLAGVPTGAVLSLTFALGVALAALAGVVGLPRLALAPGRDFELLLLALVVVVMGGAGQIEGVLAASLLVGLTDALGKLYFPQFTAAMVSGLLAVVLVWRPEGLLGKRTP
- the crcB gene encoding fluoride efflux transporter CrcB, with translation MTVVAVATGGALGALARYFLARAVYSLLGTAFPYGTLVVNLLGCFLLGVIIALVEERGLLGPEARSLLAVGFLGAMTTFSTFVYESHGLLRDGAYLLCLGYLAASLIGGLASFVLGRALGSIGS